The Heliangelus exortis chromosome Z, bHelExo1.hap1, whole genome shotgun sequence genomic sequence CAAAGGGCAACAGCTTTAAAGGAGAAAACAGTAGGTTTGGTTGGACATAAGGAAaagacactggcacagactgcccagagCTGTGGGTGGCCCATctgtggaagtgttcaaggccaggtcagatggggctttgagcagcctgatctagtaAGAGATATCCTACCCATGACAGAGGGGTTGAACTATATGATTTTTGAAGGTCCTTTTCCAACCCAGTCTTGTGATTCCAAGATATAGATAGCTCGggctgaagaaagcaaaaccagagaggCATGAAGAGAGGGTTGCAGTTTAGGCTGTCAGACTTACAAACATGGTTGGCCCATACTGGAATGCACTGGGTACACCAGGCACACCGGGGTAATAAGGTAACCCAGTGTAGCTGTAGCCCGGGGGCAGGGTGGGGTTGAGGAAGGGCTGCTGAGTTGTGTGGTGAGTCTGAGTCTGGTTCTGCTGCGGCTGAGCGAGCGTGGtagcaggagcaggggatgcAGAATCCCCACGGCCAAATTTTGTTACGTCACCTGTGAAAGAAAGAACTGATCAGAAAAGCTATCAAAGCCACTCTGGAAGTCGAGGATTCAAAGGATTCAAACCCCCTGTATACAAGCAGGTAATTACAGAGGAGAGCGTGTCCTACACTGCAAAGCCTGAAGTTGTTCACGGGAATGCTCTCCCTGTCTCTGCTCCTGATGGCCACAGGGACATGGCCTGTTTGTGACACAGAGCTCTGTGCCTCATTCACTGGCAAAATGGAGATACCAATACTTACCCATCTTGCATGGTCTGAGCAGGTTTATTACTACCAGATCATTGCAATAAAACAAGCTAAAAGCAGAAGTATGGTAAATAGCCAAGGAGCAAATGGTTGTTGGGTTAAGATGTGACTCTCCTGGAGGTTAAATTGATTAGCTAAGCTTCATGTGCTGAAAGGCAGTTAGGATTTACAGGCAGTGAAGAGCATATTTTTGTCAATGTCTGTTTATTTGTCAGGCATGACTAGTTAGATGGCTGGTTCCTCACACCACCAAAGTTCTGGAGATAGTAGTTGAAGGCCAGGAAAGTAAGGCTTGCATCGTGGGCCACCTTATTgaagaagcaggaagggaaattTGATTATTAACCCAAAAGCAGTCTCCTGAGAGAAGTGATTATGAAGCAGAAAACTCCCAAACACTTGAATTTTCTGGCAGCCTACAGAGAAGCATGTACACATTTTCTAGGTAGGTGACATAATTGCATCTATCTCATTTCGAACCAGTATTCCTTTATTTTGGTTACAAAGAAGTATGACAACACTTAATTCTATCATTATAGGAACTGTAACACCTACAGCTGCAGTTTCAGGCTGTAATCAGATGGCAGTGGAAGAAAACCACCAGCTGAAAATCCTAAATGGCACTGATGTCATTTTTGAACACTGATAATTGAAGAAAAAGATCAGGAATGAGAAAGGGCTCCATAGACTACACCCTATGGGAAATGAAGTTCAAGATTTGGGGAGAGTGAGGGAAGGTCTGCTAgatgcagctcctgctggcaaTATAAAAGTGCTAAAATAGCAGTATAGGGAGTATAGGGAGGTGCTGAGAGGGGGCTATATCAGGAAAACAAGCCAGTTGAGTTTTGAAAGAATGATAAAGCTATAGAATATTTTTCAAGCACCTGTACGTGCTCTTGAAAGCACGAGGTAACACTGCCATTTACATTTGCAAACATTTTGCACTTATTCTCAAAGGCTGTCCTTAAACCCAGTAGAAGTAACGAGAATTACTGACGAAAACCATGAAGAAACATCAATGTCAGGGTTGAGAGGGAGATGCTTGCTGTTGTTTGATTAGTTCAGACTGATGGGTTTAACTGCTTACAGAAGGGAAAAGCGATTGCTCTTTCAGCAATGTCAGGATGACCTGAATTTAGAAATGAGCACAGGTCACTTACCATCCTCATCTTTAAATAGCACTCACCTGAGTATGGGTTGTTAGCAAGGCTCCCATCTCTGCCTGTCAAGGTTGCAGGAGCAGGGAATGTAATTCCATAGTAATCCTAGGAAAGAGACAACATTGTTAATAGTTGAAATCATAGCAAAGATGGGCAGCTCCTATGAACATCATACTACAGGCAGAAGACTTTAAGGCAGAAGACTTTAGGAGGAGGAGCTAAAGCAAGTATGGGGAGAAGTAGTGGAGCTGAAGATTCACCTGGATCCCCAACTTCAAAATAAATCTActttattgatatttttaatattgtataCAATTACTTCATTTCTTAACAGTGAGCTAAAGGCAACAACTAAAATGCTCTCCCTGTGACAgctttccccagctccagaCCAGGAGGGGACAAAAACCTGGGGTCAGGCCAGGACTGTAATTGCAATGTGAATTAGTCTAAGGATTCTACCCTTGTACCATGCCCTGTCTTCTAGGAATAAAAATGTCAGCCAGGAAagcagaacaaatatttttaaaaacttaaggAGTTACTGCCTGCCGactggaaaattaattaaaaatatgttacaGGAGACCTCAGACCAGCAGCCTCCAAAGCAGGGTACACAATACATTGGGGTGCATGAACTAAATGTTTTGGGTacaatttataaaatttttaaaatttaaaaataagagtttGCTTAACCTtattttttcatccattttcatttatgtatgtgtatgttTTATAACATATGTACTAGTACAATAGTACACGTatataatttagaaataaaagcatattGAGGGTGAGTGCTCACAGATTTTTTAGTGATGGGGTGTGTGATCAGAAAAGGTAGAGACCACTATGTTATATGATTCTCCTAAGTCCTTTACAGGTAGGCAAGACAGACCTCACCCTAGAACATGTGCACTCTAAGATGACACGATGTATCAGCAGAACCAAAAGAGCTTTTTCATCATCAGTttaggagaaaaagagaaaagttttcccttcctcctctgggTGAACTCTACATGTGAGGCTGGTACTCtactgatttcttttcctccaaattCTCATGGTTTATTCCTCATCACCTCCAGTTCATGAAGAGTTACTGCTTTAACTAGTATCATAGCCATTTCCACACATTATCCAACATGGGAAAAAACATCCTTCCTCATACTCTCTACAAATTCCTCAACATCTCAAATGTTTTCTCTGAGTTCACAGCAGTTTCCACCTTAGTGCATCTCTGTGCATCACCCCCATTTCTTATACCAAATCCTTCATAACTAAACATTAACTAATCCAGCAAAGATTTAACATTGCAGGTTCTTTCAGCAACTTGAAATTGCATTGTATTTCatcatcttttccttcctgggTAATTCCACCTTAATGCCTGTGGcataaaacactgaaaacacagtCAAATTCACATTTAGCAAGTTACTCAAAAGCTCTGCTCATCTCTCCTTCTGAGAAAAACGCCACAAGAAGCAGATTTGGAGTAGGGATCTGAACAGAATTTAGAGGATATGAACTGGAAGGCAAATGGTACCCCGGGGTGCATGAAGAAGAGTATGTCCAGCAGATTGACAGAGGTTCTCTACCCCCTCCACTCTTCCTTAGTGAGACCTCACCTCGAGTacagcacccagctctgggctccccagttcaagaggaagagggatttacttgagagagTACAGTGGAGGGCTATGAGGATGATAAAGAGACTGCAGCCCCTgtcttatgaagaaaggctgagacacctggggtttttcagtctggagaggagaagaccgagaggggatctaattattattattttcatattttcatattattatattttattattattatataaacACATGAGGGCTGGGCATCAGGAgggaagggacaacctcttctcacttggGCCgtgtgacaggatgaggggcaatggattcaagCACAGCAGACGAAGTTCCACCTCTATATgaggaaggatttctttactgtaagggttacagagccctggaacagggTCCCTacagaggctgtggagtctccttctctggagaaaaaagtccagacccatctggatgcacttctgagtgacctgcccttagttttggtcctgctctggaaGGGGAGTTAGAtttgatgatcttcagaggtcccttccaacccctgacattttgtgattctgtgattttcctcTGTATAAATTGGACAAAATATAACTGTGGTCCCATGAAAACAGGGTGTAAGGAATGTAATTATTCCTACTGCCTCTCAGATAGGGGAAAACCACATCAGCACTTCATATACCTATCCCACAGACCTGTGGCATAGACAcgtcaaaaaaaaaaaaaaaaaaaaaaaattaggaagtaTGACTGCAAGCCAGTTACCTTTACACTTCATGTCCACTAACAATAAAACACTAGAAGAGATACCCTGCTCTTCAAAAACTGTGGGTATTTCCTAACTTACAGAAGGCATGCAGGAGAAAGTGCCTAAAGTGAAACTGAAGTATCAAGAATAGATTCAAAAAGTGAGAGAGGAGAGGATTGGAAAATGGCAAGTTATGATGTAACAAATTTTATCTGCACCAGGTATCTTGCTAAGTGCCTCAGGCATCAGCTAAGGCATCTGTGAGATCCCTGCTACAgaggcagcctgcagcaggcTAACAGAAGATGACAGCATGCCCCAATGaaatacatacaaaaataacaacaataaaaacaataaacatGGTGACAATTTGCAGTGTCAAGACATTGAgtcatactgaaaaaaaacctcccaaaccTCAGGAAAAACCCCCATTCTTGCTTTATCAGCAGCCACTGGCACCTCCCACTTCCCAGGAAGCAGTGATGACCAGCACTTGGGACTCTGCCAATTTCTGCTTTCGAGACGTAATGTGGACAcatggaaaatacaaaattgtCTCTCGACCCGGGAATTTCTCTACTCTTTTAAAAGGATATCAAAGTTACTTTCAATAAACAGGCACCCTGTCTCCTCTTAACTTACAATATATCAGTTAACTAAGCCTGGTCTGTAACTGTAAACCTCAGCAGGCACCTAAATCCTGATAATCTGTCAAGACAGGTAATAAAACCAGCAGATAACAAAGACTGAAGAATTCTTGTTAATCAAAGGGGAAGTTCCCAAAATGCCAAGCCTCTGCCTGTGATTAACGACAAGCCAGAACTCTTTTTACTGTATAAAAACtcaaagagacaaagaaaaacaccaccagcagcccccCTCCCGCTACCTAATACTTCGGCTACATCTACGACTATGAGACAGCACCAGGAAAAAGCCGAGATAAAAGCCAagaccagcagcagagcagaaagccgAGCAGACCCTAGTCCtacaccccacccccaccccccgaAAGAGCCGCGAGGTTTCTTCAGAGGGTGAAAAAACTTAAttgctccttttttcttctaacaACTCTTTCCCCAGAGTGACTAAATTCATGTAAAAGCCTCTCCCTCTTGCAAACTTGTCTTTCCTTTAAAGGTggtgtcatttttttcccttttccctgaaGTGaatctttgtaatttgtttaaatcataaagcctgtaatttttgtaaatttttgtgATGTCTGTGAGtagtggctgatttttccttgcaatcaaaatataaaacagtAGTTACAGATGGTAACAAAGATGTAAACAGCCTGGCATATCAAAGGCAAATAttcccaccagctcctgcctctcaAACACTTTGTGTTGCTTACTTTCTACAACAAAGTGAAACCGTAGTGAAAAGCCCACAGATGTAGAAATCACAATCACTGTGTGGAAAGGTGTCAAAAAATTGTTTGCAGCATTTAGGCATTTATTTATGAGAGATTCTCTATTTATATAGAGAATggacaagaaaagaaatgacaaattaaaaatatttgtcaataaataataaaggaaaacatgCAATAAAACATATATACAAATAATATCTGagcatgaaattaaaagaaaatgttggtAGGTACATAAActtgaaaacacaaagcaagaaAGACAACccacaaaacagaagaaaaggaaacccTGAAATGAATCCTGAGCACAGCTGCCTCAAAAATCTCTGCCACCCCACATTCACTTTTGCCACAACAGCACAGGAGAGGGACTTCCCCCACACCCCaacagcagccctgggaaaaacCAGCTCTCCATCCCAAGGGAAGAGCCATCTCCTGCTTATGCTTTGACAAGCACAACAAAAGTGTTCAGGAGAACAGTGTTCAGgagcaagcagaaaacaaaactgaaaatagacACGGGGAAATTCTGCGTGGATCATGGTGATGATGAAAGGAAAGCTACAGCACCAAATAAATACACAGACCCAGCATTACCCCAAGCATAATGCACCACCACCACTCACCAGCCTCCTCTCCACCAAACagcacccacagaaccaccatGGCTGCACCTGGAGCTCCACACATCTGCCTGCACCACGGTGCCCACATGCTCCTGCTCTTCTTCACACCTCTTGCCATTGCAACCATGTGCCACCACCTGCAGCCCCGTGAGGACACCTTCCTCTGGGACAGCCTCCAGCTTCTCCGGGCCATGGCTCCCAGCCCCCCACACCCGTGCCACCAATACCAGACGCCCCTCTTCCCCCAAGACCTCCCCCCGACCAAACACCCACGCCACGCTGCTGCTGCCgctctcagcatcctccagcaCCTCTTCACCATTCTCAGCAGCACCAGAACCCCACGACACTGGGATGCCCAAGCACAGCATGGACTCCTTAACCACCTTGAACATTACATCTACCATCTGGAGAAATGCATGGAATCCAACAGGACAGCCTCCATAAGGCACAGACCCCTtaagctgctgctcagcatcaACAGAAACTTCACAAGTATCCAGAAGTTCCTCCGCACCCACCACTACAGCGCCTGCGCCTGGGACCACGTCCGCCTCCAGGCAATCATCTGCTTCCAACACCTGGACACACTCATACAGCAGATGAAGAACAAAGCCACTCCTCTGGACCTccaacaaaccaacccacaCCAAACCCCTGTCCCCAGTCAGCGCTGGCAGCCACAGATCGACCAGAAGCTGCAGGACCCAGGGCGGGGGTTGATCAGCACTGCTCCCACCTCTTCCAGCCAGGAGACAGCTCCCACAGGGAATCTGGCATGACTGTGGTGAGGCCAGGACCAGGCTGTGGTACATCCCATGCCTGTGGCACATCCCATGGCTCACACCTGgctggaaaggaaggaggaggaaactGCTGTGTGCTGCAAACTTATGGACAGCTGCAACCTCCCCTGATGGTGGGGAAGATCTCCATGAACACTGGTGACTCCTGAACTTTACTTACTAATTTATTTCCTGTAGCATGctatttattgatttatttatctatttatctatcAGAGAactctgtgtatttattttttttttatgtatttattaatttgtaCATCCACTGGCTGGAAATAAtactttttggaaaaaaaaaaagtgtcttaaGCCTACATGGAAtctcctatgctccagcttgtgCTCCTTACTCCTTGTCCTAGGtttggacatcactgagaagagcccagctccatcctcctgacaccttccccttacatatttataaacattaatgaggttacccctcagtctcctcttctccaagctgaagagacccagctttctcagcctttcctcataagggaggCTTAATCCCTCCCTTAATCATTATGACTCTCTGATGGATTTTTTCAAGCTGTttcctgtccttgaactgagAAGCcctggacacaatattccagatgcagcctcaccaaagTATCATCTCCTGCTGATCATCACCAGGGCAGCATCTCCTGCCGATTCTGGGCCCTTGGAGCACACACTTGTCAGGGTGACAAGATGTCTACCCTGTGTGCTCCTCCTTCCAAGGAGGAAGGCTGTTCCTTCCAAGACATGAAAGCCACCTCCAAATCACTACCCCTTCCCACACAACCATTCAGCAATACTTCAGCTCTGCTTGGGACCAGGCAGAGTGGCATGGACAAGGTGTACCTCAAAGAAGCAATGAGGGAACCCACCAAGACCTGTGGAGACTTGGAGCAGCACCCCAGGGCTACCAACTCCActgaagaaacaacaaaaatccacaaaaaatcTCACAGGAGATATCCAGGACTGGTCATCATTCTCCTACAACTACCACATCTGTGGTGCACATCACACACCTGTGGGCATAGGTACCTGGCTCACTACATACAGCACATCCACCTAGGCCTTTTTCATGCTAACACAACCTTGGCAAACATAAAGGCAGTCAGGGACAACTGGGTGCTGCCAACCAGCCATCACACTTCAACACCACTGTCTCCCTGACAGGACAATGGACCATAAAGCAGCCAAAGGCACTCATTCAGTGGCACTGGGCTGTCACATCTTCCCTCTGCGTGGGACCCTGCCACTGCTTCTCTCAATTGAGCTCAGAGGAGCTCTTCAAAGCCCCTGAATACCAGCGGGGCTTTGTGTGGCACCAGTCCTGGCAGGGGTGAGCGAAGCCTGGTGGGAGAGCCCACCCTTTTTCAAGCCTCAGCTTGGGatatttttgtttggctgttttttttaaatttttttcagctgtgtacCGAGgtgctccctcctgctgcttcccccctcctgcctgcatacccccttcttccccacctccccataATGCAAcgtgtgctgcaggcaggaatGAGCTGCATGGGGCACCTCCTTCCACATATGGTATGAAGGTGGCAGGCACCTACCCCTGTGCACAGTGGGGGAGAAGAGGTGGCAGAGAGCCACACcagagggaggagaagcagcaggatgcAGCACAGGGTGGCAGAAGAGGCAACCTAGTGGTGTGTGGGGCTGCTGAACCCATCTCACACACCATCTCTCTGCCCACTGGCAGCCAGCTGTGGTGAAGTGTCACTGGAgactcagcactggtgaagtGTCAAGGAAGCCATCAGTGGCAGCCACTTTGCAGTGGTCTagacaaaatatatatatatatatgtgtgtgtgtgtatatatatatatatatatatatatataattttttttttgtcctagacaaaatatatatatcccCAAACCCACTACTCAACATGGTCCAAACCAACCAGCAGAGACCAGCTCAGCATTCCCCATAAAGTAAAGTGCCCATGCACAAACAACATCAGCTGCTCCTTTGGTCTCCAATCACCACCTGAAGACACTTGCCCTGTCTGCTTTGCCCTCCCCAGATAAGCCCAAGCAAGACAAagttcagcagctctgccctcctcaCCAGACAAAAAGGTGGTTCTCCACGTCCAGTAATACCACCACATCCCTGCAAGGATATTACACACTGCAAATACAAACCCACATTTCCCTTTGAGGTGTAGAACAagagaacaaatgaaaacaaagtacCAAGGTGAAAGAACGCCAAGGATCATCTGATCCaacctttcttggcaaaaggACCACCTGAACaagatggcccagcaccctgtccaaCAGAGTCTTTAACATGTCCAATGTTGGGAAATCTTCCATTTTCCTAGGGAGATTATTCCAGTGgccaagtttttttttacattgtgaaaaattttccttttccatccaattggaatctccccagAAGCAAACTGTACCCATTAcccctcatcttttccatgtgactcccTGTAAAAATGGAgcctccatcttctttgtagaCACCCTTCAAGTACTATAACACAGTGATAAGGTCTCTGTTAAGCCTTCCCTTCACAAGGCTGAACAAatccagttctctcagcctttcctcatatggCAGGCTTCCCAGTGCCTTGGTCACCTTCATAGTGTTTCTCTTCAACCTCCAGAGTCCACATCTCTTTTGTATTATCAGGGACCAGAACTGAACGCTGTATTTCAGGTTTCCTTGTTGAACTTACTAAGGTTCTTCTTGGCAAACTCTTACAGCCTCTGTCCAGATCTTCCTGCAGAGTGGCTCTCCCTTCCAAAGTGTCCACTTCCCCACTTGCTTTGGTATCACCTGCAAACTTGTCACGGAATGCTTGGTCCCATCATACAGATTATTTAACAGCATTGGGCCCAATACCTATCCCTAGGAAACCCCACTAGTTAAAAGCTGCCAGTTTGAAAAAGAGCTATTTACCATCACCCCCTGGGTGAGGCCTGTCAGCCAGCTCCTCACTCAACACAGACAATTTGTCTAGACTATAATGCATCAGCTTCTCTAGCAAGAGGCTGTGTGGAACTGTATCAGTCttgaaaaaatccaaatatatGATGCCCACTGCTTGCCCCACAACAACCAAGCAGGTTACTTTATTGTAGAAGGCAACCAGGTTCATCAACAATGATTCAGCATTGGTGGATCTGTGCTGGCTTTTCCAAATCACGTGCTTCATTTGATTTGCAACAGCCACCAGGATTCATTCCATAACATTCCTAGAGAGAGAAATACAACTGACTGGCCTTCTGGCCAATTTTACTGGATCCTCCTTTGAGCCTTTCTTTTAGTGACATAAACATTTTTCCAGAATTCTGGGACATTTCCCACTAACTCTCAAAGATTATGAAGAGTGACCTCACAATcacatcagccagctctcttAATACACTTAGTGGTTAGTGTTTGGGTCCATCTGTTTGTAGGGGTCAAGCACATTTAATAGTTCTCTTACCAAATCTTCCTCCACTGATGGTATTGTCTGTGTTCTCATTTGACCTGGATTTTTGTTCCTAGCAGTACTACTAAAGAAAGATGTGAAGAAAGTTCTGAGAACCTCTGCCCTTACAGTGTTGTTGGTTACTAATTCACCTCTCCTATTCAACAGAGAGccagttttttccttctgtttctgcttgttttttccaTACCTGGAGAAGCCTTTCTTGCagtttttgacatttctggCCAACTACAACTTGTGTAGAGCTTTTGCTTGTCTAGCTGCACCTCTGCACACCCTGCCAACACCCTTGTAGTTCTCAACAGGTattcttctgcctttccatCTCTCCTATACTTACTTTTTGGTTCTGAGCAGACTCAGCAGCTCACAGTTAAGCCAAGGGTGGGGTCTCTTGTTTCACCTTCTTACTCTAACTTTAAAGGGGATGAGCAGCATTTGTGCTTCTAGAAGAGCTCTTTTGAAAAACTCCAAGCACTTACAACTCCTTTATCATCCATGAAAGCTTTCCATTGAATCCCTCCCAACTGAGCTCTGAGGGAGATGAAGTTTGCTCTTCTAAAATCTAAAACTTTTGTCTTCAGTGTGCTCAGCATGATCTCAAACTCCACAACACTGAGATCACTGCAGTCAAGGCAGTGACTAAGCAAGATATTACAGAGgagtttttcttggtttgtgaGTAGCAAGTCCAGCAGTGCACCATCCCTGGTTGGCATATTTCACATTTCTATGTGAGGAGACCTCTATTCATCCCAGACTGCAATACATGAGCTGCTGTACTTTCTTCCAAACAGCTGTGTGGGTACCTAAAGTCACCCACTAGAAGTAGGTTTGCTGACCAAAAGCTTGCTTAAGTGGCTGACATATTTCTTTGTTGACCTTATTGTCTTGGTTTGGGGGTTAGCAGCAGATGCCTACTGCCCCTCCAGACATCCTCTATCATCTTCACCTAGAGGCATTTCATATGGTGCCCGCACTCACTGAAGATGACTTCTATACCTTCAAGGTTCTCCTTAACATAAAGTGCAATTCTACTGCCTTTTCCTGACTGCCTAACAAAACAGCCTACAGCCATCCGTAACAATCCTTCAGTCACGTGAGTTGTCCTGCCATGTTTTGGTTATTCCTACGATACTGAAATTTTTGGAATAGGTGCGGAGCTCCAGTTCCTCCTGTTGCCTCCCCCAGGACACACACTGTGTGTATTACTCTTCCAGTTCACACCTTGGGAGGCAGCTGAGGATTGTTTGCCACTACTCTGGTTGGCCTgattttttctctccagttaGTTACAGTGGTGTAACCACTGCCACTTTGGACCCAGCCCCCCCATTTTCTTTagttaaagcatttttaatgtattcattTACATATCAGGATGGTGAGGCGACTTCCACATTGTACCATGGTCTTCCTGATGTTCCTTCACACCAGGAAACACTGTATGAGGACAAGCAAAAGGGACCCAGGTGGCTCTGTCTTGTCTAAAGTGActgcaaaaaagcaaacactcctcaaacaaaaaaagagaggaagataCCAAAGGGCACAGGTTGGAATACAGGAaactaaaacataaaaaaatgaagttctaTTATCTTTTCAATTAAGGTGATAAAAAACCTTCAGAGAGGTCACGAAAGCTGCAGAATATCCATGCCTAGACACCTACCCAAAAGCATCACAAGGCAAGTCCACCAAGAACCTCCTCTGACACCACCTACTCTCAGCACCACTTGGAtgcttttcagtaaaatataCCACTGAAAAAGACTTAAACACCACTGAAAACgaatgtttaaaacaaaaaccatgcATGCACAACCAGTacctaaacaaaaccaaaataaaagagagaaactgaGATTTCCAGAAGTAGAAGAACGTTGAAAAAACACAAGCATTTACACCAAATGCTTTACAatattttccagggaaaaattaacttttttgtCCATAACATTCTCCTCAGTGCAGCACAAGAGCACAGACAGTGGTCATGAAGACCTCCCTAACTGCTAGAAAGAGGCAAAACCAgtaataaataaacataaaaatatccCCTTCCTTATTCAGTACGATAAAGCTATTAGAAGAACTCTAATTCTTAATTGTAAAGACTTCCATATTGAGAAAAAATGGGCAGAATATAGAagctaaaaattaaatcttaagGGTTATAACCAAGAAGCACCTATTCATAAGACACTTCAA encodes the following:
- the LOC139789628 gene encoding interferon-like; amino-acid sequence: MAAPGAPHICLHHGAHMLLLFFTPLAIATMCHHLQPREDTFLWDSLQLLRAMAPSPPHPCHQYQTPLFPQDLPPTKHPRHAAAAALSILQHLFTILSSTRTPRHWDAQAQHGLLNHLEHYIYHLEKCMESNRTASIRHRPLKLLLSINRNFTSIQKFLRTHHYSACAWDHVRLQAIICFQHLDTLIQQMKNKATPLDLQQTNPHQTPVPSQRWQPQIDQKLQDPGRGLISTAPTSSSQETAPTGNLA